In Anomalospiza imberbis isolate Cuckoo-Finch-1a 21T00152 chromosome 10, ASM3175350v1, whole genome shotgun sequence, the DNA window CGGCTGCCTGGAGCACTGCTGGCCGTTCCATAGAAATGTATTTTAGTGTTGAATAGAAATGTTAGAGCTGTGGCCCAAAAGCCAGCCACTCCTGGCTAAGTGACTTCTGGTAATTCTTCCCAAGCACCCactctttccctttcccagcacagctttaGATAGCATTTCCAAGATCAGAGGCACACAGGtggctcccagccctgagcagcccatCACACCCCCGAGCACTCCAACCCTGCGCGTACCTGGACaaacctgcagcagctgtcGCAGCGGCCCCtgtggctgtccccatcccagccgCCGTTCCTCTGCCAGCAGAAGCCTCGAGCAAAGTGATAAGAGTGGGGAAATGTGTAGAAAGATGAGACCTTTTTCTGTTGGTGTGTGGTTTCCTTCCTCATTTTCAGTGTTGCCTGAGTTAGCCACATTTGCTATTGCTTTTGTCTCTTCCCTTTGCTCTGCGTGAGAAAGCACACCATCTTCTCCTAAACTGGGAAAGGAAACCTGGCCCTGCCTCTCAGGACAGACACATTTCTGGGTTTGTGTGTGCATGGGACAGACCTGCTACACCTGGACTGGCGGGATGAACAAACACAGAGTGTTCCCTGACAGCATTCCGGGATAGCCTCAAATGTAGCTCCTAGTTGTTGTTTGTGTGTGAATTTCATGTTCTGGATGGCACCAGTCACTGACAAAGCGTTACAAGAGTCTGCTCAGAGCCACCTGACAGTGGTGCTCGGGGACTGCCCCCTCTCCCTGCACCTGGGTGCTGCTGACACAGGGGCCTGGGCTTGGCTGTGGCTCTCCAGAGTGGATTCCTGGTTTTTTTGGCCCATGTAGGCAGGGAATGCGCTGTGCTGCTTGCAGCCACTTTCTGGTCCTGGCAGGAGACGCTGCTGCATGGAGAGCTGTGGACTGATGATGTGTTTGTTGGGTAAGTGCTGGAATGGGGTGCCTTTCTCTGTGAGCAGAGCTGTTTGTGTAAGTTCATTGCTGCCTGCTGATGTGCCAGCTCTGGCTCAGGGCTCGCTGCCGCGGGGGCAGTGCCTCCTGCTCAGGCCACTTCCTGGGGCAGGTGTGGATTGCTGCGGGCAGTGCTCgggctgcagctgtggcagggagtcTGTGCACCAGTACCTGGGACATTCTGGTTCATGTAGCTGCTGGTGTCAGTGCTAAATGGCTGCTGAGAGCAAACAGCCCTGAGGATGGCTGGGCTTGTCACCCTCAGCACTGTCACCAGTGTGGTGTGTCCCTGACCTTCTGTCCCCACTGGTGACCACTAAGGGTGTCACAGCCCACTGCAATGCCCCAGGACGGGTGTCCAAGGCAGGGCCTTCCATGTTTTCTTCCCAGCTGAGCTCTTGATGCTGTTCCCAGCTGTCAGAGGCAGCAGGTACCTGTGCACACCCCACCTTTGGTGGCTCTGGGGGACAGGTGTGTCCGTGGGGTCTGATGTGTGGACAGCTCACCTGATCAGGGAAAGCAGCTTCTGGCTAATTGCCACTCTCTCTCCACGTGTAGGTGCAAAATATGTTTGGAATGAGTTCTGGGTGGGAGTGGGGCATGTGGCACTTCCCTTCCTGGGCATTAATGGGAACTGAGCTGGCCTAGgtcaggggctgctggggatgcacagggtggctGGACACTGTTCCAGGGAGATCCTGGTGCTCTGTGGTGGACCCCAGGCACTGACTGtcgcagctggagcagagcccagcacaggcagggcacagTTTGTGGCAGGGTGAATTCATCCCAGCGGGTTATCAGAGATGCACAAACCCCAAGGCCGAGAGTGGCAGTAGGTGAGCAGCACGTGAGCTGCCTTTTAACTTCTTAGGAAATTTGGTTTCGGTTGCAGATGTGCCTGGCAGGCAGGGACACGTCCCAGGAAGGATGGATAGGCTGTGGCTTTGGCAGGATGAGCTCTTGTGATGGGGACACACACTGCTCAGCTGGAGCTGTTTGCAGAGGTGATAAAAGAACCACAGTTTATTCCAAAAGCCCACAATCTATTTCATGTGCAATTGCTGTGACACCTCAAAATGTCATGTGCTTGAAAATacttcctggatttttttcaagtatTCCAAGTGCAAAAAGGGAAGCGGCTGAGTATTCTGTATAGTGCAAAAAGCTGCCCTTAATCACCAGTAAAGAAGTTACCATGAGTCTGTCTTTCCCCAAGATCTCAGTATGATGTAAATCAAGTGTTTGTATGTTTTCTAATATAATGTTCTCTGTGAAAACATacagttttgtttatttatgtaGTAaggggaaggatttggggatttaaTTAATATCAAGCCTGattatgaaataatttcctCTGAAATACAACTATTAATTATTGGTCAATGGATTAGGAACTGCAAGCATAGAATGAGATAAGCAAAGTGTTATTCTGTTACCAAAAATCTACCCAAATGGCTCTCTCTAGGATTCTGTTTGTCTGCCACTTGCATACCAGGTTACAGCTCCCTAAATTGAAAAATCACATCTGCTGTGGATTTTATCTGCATTTCTCAGGTCTTGTGGTGTCATGAACTTTACTCTGGCCCTAGTTTAGCTGTTTCTGCAAAATCTTTACAGTTCATAATAACATCTGTAGCATTTCATGTTTCTGTTTTAAGTTTTTCCTCACATCTCCACCTTTAAGCTCAGGCTTCTTCCCAGCAGTTCTGACAGGCGTGGAGGTTGGGGTCTGGGGAGCTCCTGTTTTGGCCAGGGTGGAGGTTGGGGGCAGGGGGACTCCTCTGTTATTTAAGCTTTCTATTTTTGCAGGCAGTGGTGGTGGCTCCAGGGTGCTCGTGTTCATCTGCAGGGCTATTTCTAAAGAAGTCGGTGAAGTTCTGGATGCTCCTTGTGGATTTATGCTCCTGCCACCCTCAGGAAATGCGTGTGGAGCCCTGAGACCTAGAGAGGCGTCTCGTCAGTGTCATCCCCCTCATTCTGCCCCTTCGCCTGCGCCCCGAGCCCTGACACTGCCCTGTACTTGCACAGCATGTCCAGCAAGGATTTCCTAAATGATTTGCAGAGGAAAAAGTATATGAATGGATCCAGGCAGGCATTGAGGGATGTCAGCCACAGCGTGGTCTCCTTCAGGTAGAACAGGGTGTTCTGAGCAGAGCAGTCAAACACATCTCTCGTTTGGCTCAAGGTGTAGGGGATTCTGGTAAAGTGGAATGgcacaaaacaaataaaaaacacagCAATAATTATGAAAACCTTGAGATTGACAGTCTTTTTAGATGCCTTCCCTGTGCATCGTGTCCTTTTGTAGGATTTGTACAGCTCCTTGCTGATCAGGATGTAGCATACCACTATGACTGCTAAGTTAACCCAGAAGATGAGCTGACAAATGTAGTTTACTATTTCATGCCAGACTAAGCCAAACTCTGATTTCAGGAGAGCACACTTCCTTACGTTCTTGGGtgttttcttcttattatttAAAATCATGTTGGGCAACGAGAGAGCAAACATGGACACCCAGATGGCTGTGGACAGGATCTTGGCAGCTAAAAGGCTCCGTGGAGTTGATGTTCTGAATGGTGAAGTGGCTTTCTGATAGCGATCAATCGTTATCAGACCAAGAAACAGGATGCTGATGTACATGGTGAAGTAAAACACTACCTGGGTGACCTGGCACACAAACCCTCGCAAGACCCAGGACACCAGCTTTGCATCGCTGAGGATTTTAAATGGAAACGTCAAGATCATGAGGAAGTCAGAAATCACAGTGTTCTTGAGGAAGATAATGAAATTGGATTTACTGGATATTTTAAAGAAGACCCACGTTGCCAGGCCGTTCATCGTGATCCCCACCAGGAACAGAAATGTGTAGAGTAAAGGGAAGATGACTTGgctgatcctgctgtcactggtGCAGTTGCTGTCATTCCTGGAGGAGCTGAATTGGGTTGTGGCTTTCATTTGCATTGTGCTATTTCCTGTCCCTGGagcaacaaacagaaaacaaaaaaagaagaaattgagAGTTTTATCTGTTATGAGGCTTCAGCTTTGAATTGTTGTGTTGTGAACAAGTGCACTCAGCTGGTGGggccccagctgggccagggcagctcTCGGGTGGGTAGTGATGCAGTTGGTTCTGTATCTCTGTCTGGGCTCTGCCTGTGTAAAGCAAGCACTTGGGGGAATTGATGTGCTCTCAGCTGATGCCCAAATCCCTGACaaagttttatttcttcctagaaagtagaaaaaaaaatgtcttttgctTTGAAGAATGAAACAGGTTCATCTGCCAGGTCCCATGCTGTGGGAACAAGCCCTGGCAGAGCGTGGGCATGTGGCCCCCCAGGAGGGGGTACCAGGGCAGGTACCAGGATTGGGGTACCAGGAGGGGAGTACCAGGGCAGGTACCAGGAGGGGGTACCAGGGCAGGTACCAGGAGGGGAGTACCAGGGTGGAGGCACCAGGGCAGGTACCAGGAGGGGGTACCAGGGCAGGTACCAGGATTTGGGTACCAGGGCAGGTACCAGGAGGGGAGTGCCAGGGTGGAGGCACCAGGGCAGGTACCAGGAGGGGGTACCAGGGCAGGTACCGGGAGGAGCTGGCCGTTCCTGGGCAGAGGCTGCTCTCAGCAAGGGGGTCCTTGGCAGCCCGGCAGCTCTTCACCatggggctgggcaggatgGTTCCTGGGGAATCCCTcggagcaggcagaggcaggaggagcagctgagcatCTCAGACCTGGCTCTGGCTCTGAACTGCTTTCTTAGCCAGTGCCAGCTGCAGATTTCAGATAATGCACTATGAGcttctgcttctgttttctgtagaaaagagagagaaatgaaattttaagaaataattagCAGATTGCTTCCTGCCTTTGACTGACTCCCAGAGGCACTATTTGTAAAGGGAGCAGGGATTTGTCAGATTGTGCAACTTTtctgagcacagagctgtgttCCTGTCTGCCCCTTTTGGCCTTGTGAGTCCTTAGTGTTATTTCTGTACACAGCCTTGTTTCCTAAAACTTTTAAAGCACTTGAAAGAAGTAGTGATTTGTTACTTTAGGGAAGGTTATTAttgaaggaaatatttcttccttatgTGACTTGTAGAACAGTGCTTCAAGTTTTAAGCTACATACAGTAAGTCAACATTATATGATATATACATGTAATTGAAAGACTAAATATAAACAGTTACAACGAAATAAACTACACATATTTCAATTTCTTTGGGATGTGCAAGACACCACTTTTGGAGTTGCATCTTTTTTTCAATGGATTTGTATGTAGTAAGTGTCACAGTTTCTAAACATCTGTCTTCTGTTTACTGATGTGCTGCAGAGTATTGATCCAGGGGACAGTTTGGAGGGGCGTTTGTGTCCCTGGGCTCTGTCCTTGTAAATACACACAGAAATCGTAATAGCAGATTGCATTTTCCCTTCTGTGTTTTTACCCCACTCTGCAGTGCTTCCCTTTGGCACCATTTCCTCCCTGGTGACAGCCACGGGAGATGTTTTTGTGGCACAGTTGGTTGTTTCCCCACAGGTTTCCACAGGTGATGCCAGGGCCGGGCAGAGACTTCAGCTGTATCTGCTGTTTTCAGGGTGAATCCTGGAGCCGTGAGGGTAACCAGCGCATGGTTCTCCTTTATGGGGTGGGTACGGAGCGTGGTGAAGCGAGGATCAGCTGAAGGAGGTTACCAAAGACACCCTCAAATCCTGAACAAGAAGAGCACTACAGAAATGGGTGGTAAATGCTCTAACCCTGCTGTGGGGCGCTGGGAGCTCAGCACGTTGTCTGGAGCCGTGCACACCATCCACAACCATAATTTGGTTTTCCTCTGCCTGGCAGTCACTGGGagagggctgagctgctgccctgccccgTGGTGCCTGGGGACGACCAACAGCCACCACAAATCCCAGTTTTCCATTGGAGCACCTGGCTGCAAACACTTGTGTTGGGCTAAAGCCTGGAATGTGAGTGATCCACATCCCTTACCCTCCTGGTGGCACTGAGTGCCTGCTTGCAGCTCTTCTGGAGTGTCACCTCTTTGAGGTGGGATAACCTCAGAGTAGCTCTGACAGTGTCTCATGCTCTGGTGTATCTGTCCCAATTATAATGGAAAACTGGGGCAAGGAGGGTTTGTCTAGTCATGAGTAAACCTTTACTAagatttttattgtcttttaaaTCAGCAACAATGGAAACATGCTAGGGCTccattaaatataaaattactgAGGTAAGCTTTTATATCTGTTGAGTTGAGGATGAAGGACAGAAGGCCAGAAAGACCAAACCAGAGGAGACCAGCTCACAAAACTGCAGCAGTTGTCCTATTTTGATCAACATCAGGTGACATCTCAGGTAGTGTGGCAAATGGTGCCCTTTGGGGTGCTGCTGTACCTGAGGAGCCCTCAGTCCCCTCTGACTTCTGACGCTCCTGTTCCCAGATCTCCAGCAATGCCCTCGAGCAGATCAACAGCTTTGCCTCAGGAACATCATATCACCTGCCCTTGGCTCACGACATCCAGCTCATCTTCGATCTCCTGGGGCCAGCACTGAACATCAGTGGATTATAGACTTTGCAGCACAGGTGAGCAGAGTTCATTTTAAGGAGCCTTGTCAGGACAAATTTGCAGTACATTTTCTATGAAGCCAGAAAAGCCCCAAGATCTGGACTGCAGATTCCCCAGATGTGATGCCATGTGCTTGTGTCTGTTTCAGTTTCCTGTCTTCTGAAACAGAATGCTGGGCACTTCCCCATTCTGTTGTACTGTGATAGTTGTGGAGAATCAATGcatgcatttcatttttaaatctttcaaaattaataaaattctaCATTATTTTAGCACAAAGGATGTTAGGATGGTCTTTGCTGTTTTGGACCGAACCATCATATTACTCAGTAACAAATCTGATTGCCTGAAATACTGGATTTCTGAGGAGTAGCTCTGAGGGATGGTTTTTCTACTTTAACCATTTATTTAGCTCCCTCTTCTCCTTGTTCTCTAGCGAATTGCATTTTTGTTTGCCACACATTTTATCCTTAATGTTTTTGGGGGGTATTTATTGCTCCTGTTTTAGGTGCTTGGCATTACTTTCCGTTtgctgtttgtgtgtgtgctctCAGCTGCTGAACGAGCTGAGCTGCATGACGGGCTGTGTGTCTGCAGGGTggcctgcctcctcctcctcagctcctgcagacTGCGCAGCTCTTCCAAGGcttgctggcagctgtgccttTCCAAAGAGTGGATTTGGTCTCTGTTCAGCAGAAAAAGCCTCTGGGTTCAGGTAGCAGgtgtggcagtgctgctggggggCTGTAGGTGAGCTCAGGGTCGTGGGGAGGACGGTTTGCCTCCACAGCCTGtgccccactgccaggggctgctggcacccCCTCCCGTTGTAGCCTTGGCCAAGGAGGGGGTGGCATCCTGATCTCCTGCCCCTGggctccctgggctctgccacaggtgacaccagaTGTGGCGTGAGCCTGATGCGGGTCTGTGACCTTCCCCAGCTGACGGAGGGGTCGGTGTGATCTGTGACAGTGTGGGACACGTTTCTCAGCTGCACTGGGACAAGCTCGGGCTGGTTTTGTTTGCAGGTTGTGCGGGGTGGTGAAGCACACTGTGAATCCCTCTGAGTGCTCCTCTCCAGAACGGTGCATTTTAGCTTACCTGTGCAACCTGGACGTGTCCTGCAGCCACCTTAGGAGCAAGTTTGGAGACCTGTTCAGGTGGGTGGTGAAGGAATTGCTGTCACCCCGCTCACAGACTGCTGCGGGCTGCTGGGGTTTCCCTTTGCTTTGCATCCCGTGGAAATCGCCGTGGCCTTTGCAGCCTTCGCTTCACTGATGCAGCTCCTCTGCCCGTGCCAGGGCAGCGGGCGGTGCCCGGGGGATGTGCAGTCCCCCGGGGGATGTGCGGTGCCCGGGGGATGTGCGGTGCCCGGGGGATGTTCGGTCCCGGGGGATGTTCGGTCCCGGGGATGGGATGTGCGGTCCCCGCGGGATGTTCAGTCCCGGGGATGTGCGGTCCTGGAGGATGCTCGGTCCCCGCGGGATGCTCGGTCCCCGGAGGGTGTGCGGTCCTGGAGGATGCTCGGTCCCGGGGCTGTGCTCGGGGAGCCGGGGCTGAGCCCGCTCCCGTCTGGGtcagcccaggggctgctctgcccgCAGCTCGGGACCCTCTCGGTGCAGCCGAACCCTGCGGCATCGGACCCGCCTCGCCCCGCTTCCCTCGGGGGCTGGGGGCGCCTGGTTCGGTTCTGGGGTACCTCGGCTGCGGTACAGGCAGTGCTGGATGGAAAACCTGCAAAATCTCAGCTGCCGCAGCTGTAGTGCTCTGTAAAGCTTTCCTTTGATGCGGGGAGAGGCACAAACGTGTTTGAGTTTGTGAAGTTTTATGCTTCATGTTCAGTTCCTTGATTTTTAAGTTACAAAATAATTAGGTTCCCGTATGCCATATTTTTGACTTTTACTTTGTAAAAGAGGAATAGAAACCTTTCAGATGCAAATCCACCTCTTGTGATACTCACAAACTGCCCCAGTTGCTGTTTTCCCTCCTGGTCTGTGTCCCTAGTTTGGGTCTGCATAGTTCAGATTTGTGGTTCCATTTCATAGGGAGCAGGAAAGTATTTCTCAGTAACAATATTTTAATAGATTTACAGACACCTGGCAGCAGTAGCATTTAATCAGAAAcaccaggaaaaagaaatagaagttATAGAACTACACAAGTGTCTGAGCTCTATGTTAATTTCTTCTGCTTACAAGCTAAAGTTCTGTAACACAACAAAAATAACAAGTTTTGTTAACGTTAATCTACAATAACAAGTCAGAACAGCGTCTAGTAATAATACGAGGTATTAAATAGTTTGTCAAAGAGATGATACACAGAACTTGTTTGGAGGCACCTTTTTTTTATCAAGTGGAGTTAGAAATTCCTGAAAACTGTTAATAAAATGTGTATATACATTTTGAAACAGCTATATTTAACATAATAACGTTACATTCTTGTTGGTCTCCTTTCCAAATACTCAACCCCACTGCACGTTCACAGCAACATTTTCAGCTCCTTTCTGGGTTGCTGTAAGCCCAGCTGTTTCTCTCAGTCAGTTTGAAGCAATAATAAATTACAATTCACAAATGCTCACATGTAGAGACTCACCCTCTGTGGATTGCTGTGCTCTGGTCTCCTCTGCAGTGTCTTCTGAGTGTGTCTCAGTGAGGGaggggtttgtttggtttcatGTGCCTGGAACAGTTACTTATCTTCCCTAAACttcctcttttaaaataattctttcacttttttaaaCGATTCCATCTCCTGACCACTCCTTCAGTATTGCTTCTGGTGCAAGTGCTGTCTCAGAGTGGAGCACTCACTGGATTTGTGTCTTTGCTGTGCACTGGCTGTCAGAGCAGATGGTTAACATCAGGCACTGTCCTTCTTGTAATTAATTACCCTGCTAATGACCTCATCCTCCTGCCCTGGGGTATCAGGATGTGGGGGCAAGGGCTGGCAGTGACAGGGagtcccagggctgcaggacacATTTTAAGTTAACTTAAATTCATAGATTCTTTCCTATAATGAGGAAGTCTTCCCATTTGGGCTAATTAGTGACATTTGTTCCTGTGATATTAAACCTTATGCTGGAGACAAATGCTCCTTGGAATATTTTGGGTGTGAAATTTGCATTCCTCACTAACAcctatttttcccctcaagaaAACCACATATTGGTGTTCCTGGCCTGGGACAATTATTGCCCTTTTGTGTAATCATTAATGTCAAAATATGAGATTTAAGTATCTTTTTTCTATTTACTGATTTCCAGACCCTGTCTGTTAAATCACCTTATTATCAAATGTAGCTTATAATTTGGATAAATGTTCTCATTTCTCCTTGATGAATTCcctctgctgcactgcagctcACGGGGTCATGGGACCTGAAGGGGGTAGCAGTGTTGGGAAATGAGGTTATGTGCCCTGCAGGGATACCTGATGTCCCAGGAAGATGCTGGGGAGGAGGATGTTGGGCCTTACGCAGCTGCTCACAATTTCAGTCCTAGGAATGTCCAAGAAGTGATTTGGAAATTCAAGACTTTGTTTGCAGGAAAACTTGAACGAACTAAGTGTATCAGCCTTATTATCTGGTAGATGCTGCTTATCCAAAATGAGCTTGAAAATGTGCATGCAGTGCTGACCAGCCAGGATTTTTAAATGTGTATGCAGTGCTAACCAGCCAGGATTTTGCCATGCCAGCAGCTTTTCTGCCATGTGCATTTGCAGGCAGCTCTGGTTTTGGTCCCCAGCCGTGCGTGTTCCAAGGCGGAGCAGACGATCTGCAGCAGCATTCAGCCTTCAAACTCCAGCTTGCTGTGGGACCCGGAGCTCATGCTGGATTTCCTGGAGAACCCCTCAGCTCCCAGCGTTAACTCCTCGATGCTGGGCAAGGTCCTGGgtgccagggcagctctgctgggcgTGTGCGTGGGGCAGCAGGACTGCAGCAGGTGAGCCCTGGGTTGTGGGCTCTGCAGACATCCCTTCTACCTGTTTGTTCTGGGGCTTTTGTTTGCAATCATTTTCACTTTCATCCCTGTTGCTGAAAATGTATAAAGAACTCGGGGTTCCTTTGTTAAAGCAGTCTGTGTAGTTTCTCagaagggaggaaggagcagcaggcacTCGCTGTCAGACAGCCAGGAGCAGTTTGGTATCAGCAGTTCTGCTGTTTGGGACTGAACAGCTCAGGACAATCTTTGCCTGTTTGAAGTCTGAAAATGAGGGAAGGCTCTGCATTAGATCATTGCCTCCTGTTACAATGGGTGCTTCATTTATTAAATGTGTAATTTGTAGATTATGGATTTTGTATACATAGAAttttgaaaaatctgttttttaaaagcagtaagAGTTTTTTAttgggggaatggctttaaactagCAGAGGCTCGGTTTACATTGGATATGAAGAGGGCAttcttccctggcagggtgggcaggccctggcacaggtgctcagagcagctgtggtgcccctggatccctggcagtgcccaaggccaggctggacactggggcttggagcacctgggacagtgggaggtgtccctgccacggcaggggtggaatgggatgagctttcaagttccttccaacccaaagcagtCTGTGATTCTCTGGAGTGTGGGGCATCCttggcagggcagagcagctgagaggAAGCAGTTTTGTAAGAGCACAGAAGGGAACGTCTAAATGCAGCCAAACAAGTTTCACTCTAGAATAGAGGGAGCATAACTTGCACTGGGCTGAGTCAACTCTGCTGTTTCTCAAGCTGTTACATAACCCTGAATCatgccccaaatcccacattACACCCTATGGGACCTCTGAAGTGAAATTCTTTAATGCCGGTTGATTTTGTGGCTCGTCCCCCTCCTGGTGGCTGGGCCAGGTGAAGGGTCTTGCAGTGACCTGTCACagtggcagggagctggggagaagTGCCTCACACACctctgtccctgggctgggtgcCTCACACACATCTCTGTCCTGCCTGCTCCATGCTCTTGCTTATCAAAAATCCTGctgttcttttcctgtttttttgaCGACTCAAGGCCATAAATGCTAATTTCTCTTGCTGAAATCATTGCATTTCCATtga includes these proteins:
- the P2RY12 gene encoding P2Y purinoceptor 12, which produces MQMKATTQFSSSRNDSNCTSDSRISQVIFPLLYTFLFLVGITMNGLATWVFFKISSKSNFIIFLKNTVISDFLMILTFPFKILSDAKLVSWVLRGFVCQVTQVVFYFTMYISILFLGLITIDRYQKATSPFRTSTPRSLLAAKILSTAIWVSMFALSLPNMILNNKKKTPKNVRKCALLKSEFGLVWHEIVNYICQLIFWVNLAVIVVCYILISKELYKSYKRTRCTGKASKKTVNLKVFIIIAVFFICFVPFHFTRIPYTLSQTRDVFDCSAQNTLFYLKETTLWLTSLNACLDPFIYFFLCKSFRKSLLDMLCKYRAVSGLGAQAKGQNEGDDTDETPL